From the genome of Rhododendron vialii isolate Sample 1 chromosome 10a, ASM3025357v1:
ATTTTTTACATATACATGCTCTTTTTATAATTTACATGCTCATTACAATGTTGCCCATTCCCCTTCATTCATGCATTgcttttttcatattttcaggTGAATGGTACAGGTCCAAGAAATAAGAAGGATTGTTCTAGTGCACAACCTCTGAGAAAATCacaaagaactcaagaacagGGTGGCAGTACCCAGGGAGCAACCCAAGCTCAGCAGCTTCCCACATCACCTACTGAACAACCTGACATGTTTTGCACCCCACATACGGTTGTTGGTTGTGTGGGTGAGAAACAATATTTtgagtttatttcttgtttgtttacttttttttatttaatgttTTAGAAGTACATTCATATCCAATGCTAAACTCTATAGAAACTCCTGCAAGCCCTTCAAGAACGTCACAAAATCTCAAGCGCAAAAGAGGCCCAACCAAGCTGAAAACCATTGCTATAGATGGAAGTAGTCGGATTGAAGTTAAGTTTGATGGGAATGGTGAACCAATAGGTGAGGGATCAGTCAAGTTGTCTTCTTTCTTGGGACCTCTAGTTCGAGAGATTGTACCATATACACTAAAGGATTGGCGAAAGCTTCCTTCGGCAATGGCAGAAATCCTATGGCAATCTATTAAGGTATGTCATAGTGCCCAACTATTATAATGCTTTTAGTTACACGATAATAGAATTtcaactctcttttttcatATCTTGACTGATCCAATCTTCATGAAGAAGGGCATAGAGTTACATGATAGAATCTCATGACTtcaactctcttttttccctaAGTTACTCTTGTGGAAGTAAAAATTATAGAATTTCATGCAAGCTACATTCAAAATTTTAGGTAAGATTCAATCTTCATGAAGAATGGCATAGACAAATGGTTTTCCGGAGAATGAATGAAGATTGGAGAGCCTCAAAGTcgatattagtaaaaaaaataagaaacgcTTCGAATGAGGAAGAAAGGCTAAAGCTACAGCCTGATAACGTCAAATCGCTACATGATTGGAAggattttgtgaaggaaaagacTAGTAAAGAATTCAAGGTATGTGCACCCTGTTCATCCCACTCCACCACTTGATTCCTGAAAATGCTGCTGGAATGAACTCTTGTTTTGTTCAGATGATCTCGCTAGTTTTAGCGTACAAAATATCTTGTATCTACTTTGTTTAGATGAACTACTAAAACGGTTGTAGCATTTTACTTTGTTTAGATGAACTACTAAAACGGTTGTAGCTGAAAATGCTGCTTTCTTGCGTATACTTTGTATCAATCTCCACAGACAAACACTGATCAACTACTAATAAAGAGTGGTTTTGCAAATCGAATATGGAATCTGGTTTCTTAGAAGTACTTCTTAAATAAGCATACTTAGGTCTTCTTTCCCTACCCTCTTTGATTGTCACTTCTCTTCATGGCAGCACACCACAATCACCACCTATCCTAGCTGAACTGTCACTGCTTAatgataattcaaattgggcaTTACGTAGAGTCGTAGACTCACTCAACATTTTTGAGGATGAATAAAGTGGCTCCATCCGAGATTAAAGTTTTGAGGTGGACTATTGAAGCTCGCTTGGCCTGAAGGATTCGTGCGTATGGTCCTCACTCTACACCAGACCATTACAGTCACCAGCAGTAATGTCCAAATGGGTGGGGCTGTGGTCAGATTTGAAGTTAAGCAGCCTAAGTATCTATGCACTTCATAAATA
Proteins encoded in this window:
- the LOC131303364 gene encoding uncharacterized protein LOC131303364, which produces MKDFQIETQWTLEAHCSDSFILHKYWCIIFSAWIYLCFLINILTFIVLLLLDSAVIEEYCTGRSKQPVQRVLNSNMYIQPRHLSKMLTSYERLKQKKMDQNLVQLKAAGVKNVPKFFLGLNNIKVNDKEEVDIRRAVDGDEDVILFDGEERSCSNNDNDDPSGSKTNEVNGTGPRNKKDCSSAQPLRKSQRTQEQGGSTQGATQAQQLPTSPTEQPDMFCTPHTVVGCVETPASPSRTSQNLKRKRGPTKLKTIAIDGSSRIEVKFDGNGEPIGEGSVKLSSFLGPLVREIVPYTLKDWRKLPSAMAEILWQSIKVRFNLHEEWHRQMVFRRMNEDWRASKSILVKKIRNASNEEERLKLQPDNVKSLHDWKDFVKEKTSKEFKVYGLIKKCCCDFLLKM